In Methanofollis aquaemaris, the genomic window GACATGTCGCGGAGGATAGGGACGGTCTATGGGTGGGAAGCGACGACACAGGAGGTCGACGACCGGATCTTCGACGAGATCACGCGGACGTACGTGCTCGATCCGGAGATGCGGGAGTTCTTTGAGAAGGAGAACCCCTGGGCATTCGAGGAGATCGGGCGGCGTCTACTTGAGGCGTACGGCCGCGGGCTCTGGGCACCATCTGAAGAGATCGCCGAAGGTTTGAAGGCTGCATACCTGGAGGCCGAGGGGTGGATGGAGGATGCGATGGATTCCGAGGGTGAGGTGCAGGGGGGGGCGATTCACGCGATGGCCCTCCGTGACCTGCCCGGCTGGAAGGAGAGGAAGTGACGCCGGCCACCGGCACTGGCCATATCTTCATTTCGTCTCCTCCCAAAGATCTTCCAGCATGATCCCGGCAATCGTCATCGCAGGCACCCACTCGGGTTGCGGCAAGACCACCCTCGCCTCAGGCATCATGGCGGCCCTGCAGGCGAGAGGTCTGGAGGTCCAGCCCTTCAAGGTCGGCCCCGACTTCATCGACCCTTCGCACCACACCGCCATCTGCGGCCGCCCCTCGCGCAACCTCGACCCCTTTATGATGGGAGAGGACGGGGTGGTCAGAACCTTCAGGGCGGCCTCGGCAGGTGCGGACATCGCCGTCATCGAGGGCGTGATGGGCATGTACGACGGACTCGAGGGTGGAGACCTCGGCTCCACGGCCCATGTCGCCCGCATCCTCGGCGCTCCGGTGGTGCTGGTCGTCGATGTCGGCGGGATGTCCAGGAGTGTCCATGCCCTGGTCCGAGGCTACACCGCCTACGACCCCTCGGTGCGGTTCGCCGGGGTGATCTTCAACCGCGTCGGGAGCCCGCGGCACCGGCAGATGATCGAGGAAGAACTCTCGGTCCCGGCCCTCGGGTGGGTGCCGACCGAGAAGGAGAAGGCTGTATCCAGCCGGCACCTCGGGCTCGCGATGGCCGGCGAGGCGAGCATGGCCGCCTTCGGCGAGGTCTGCGAGGCGTACTGTGATCTCGATGCCCTTCTCGTTGCGGCCGCTTCGGGTCCGGCGGCGGTGCCTATCCCAGGCCCGGCCGGTGCCGGTGCGCCCTCCCGCGTCCGTCTCGGGGTGGCACGCGACGCCGCCTTCTGTTTCTACTATCAGGACAACCTCGACCTCCTCCGCCGGGCCGGGGCCGAACTGGTCTACTTCTCCCCACTCACCGACCCCTTCCCCGAGGTCGACGGGCTCTACCTCGGCGGCGGCTACCCTGAACTTCATGCGGCCGCACTCTCGGCCGCTCCCTGCACCGATCAAGTCCGAGCGGCCGCAGAGGACGGGATGCCGGTCTATGCCGAGTGCGGCGGGTTGATCTATCTCTGTGAAGGCCTGGAAGCCGATGGGCAGGCGTACCGGATGGCCGGTGCCCTGCCGGCGAGGGCACAGATGCACGGGCGTTTCCAGGCCCTCGGCTATGTGGAGGCCGACGCCACCGGGGCCTCGCCCCTCCTCCCCGCGGGTGCGGGCTTCCGCGGGCACGAGTTCCATTACTCCTCGGTCGACCCGGCAGCGGACGCGCGTTTCGGTCTCTCTCTCAGGCGCGGGAAGGGGATCGCCGACGGCCGGGACGGACTCTGCGAGTATGCGGTCATGGCGGGCTACAGCCACGCCTATCTGAACGAGACCTTTGCCTCGGCATTTGTCGAGGCCATGGAGCGGCGGCAACGGAGCGGGTGATATGGTCGAGGTCGCCCTCTCTCTTGGTATGGTCGTATCCTACCTCCTCAGGGCGACGGTCCTCATCACCATCGGCATCCTTATCGCGAGCATCATCACCGAGACCGGAATCTTCTCCCGTCTCGGCTTTCTTTCGCGGCCGATCTCGCGGCTCTCGGCGCTCTCGGAACCCTGCTCTTTTGTTCTCCTCACGATGGTCGCAAACGCCACCGCCGGCAAGTCGATGCTTGCCCAGTTCTTCAGGGAGGGGAAGGTGCGCAAGGAGGAGGTGGTCCCGACCCTCCTGATGGGCACTTTCCCGACGGTGCTGGGGGAGTCGCTCTTCAGGGTCCAGCTCCCGACAGCGGTGGTCCTCCTCGGCCCGGTCGTCGGTGTGACTTATACGCTGCTCAACCTTCTCTCCACCCTCATCCAGGTCGCCGGCGCGATGATCTATATGCGGCTCTTTGTAGGCAGGGGAGACGGGGATACTCAGGTTCAGTCTCCTGAACCGACCCCGCTCAGGCTCGACCGGGCGACGTTCAAAGAAGGTGTCGCAAAGGCCCTCCCCTCCCTGCGCCGCATCGTCCCGGTCGCCGTCGTCGCCACCCTGGTATTTTTTGCACTCTATGCCGTCGGGGCGGTGACGGCGGTCGCAGCGATCTTCGGACCAGTCCTCGGCCTGGTCGGTGTGCCCGGCGAGAGCATCGCCGCGATCGTCGCCCATGCCGCTCATTTTTCCGCAGGTTATGCGGTCGTCGGTTCGCTTCTTGCAGAAGGTACGCTCGATATCGAAGAGGCGCTTGTCACCCTTGTCATCGGTTCGATGGCGGTGATCACCCTCATCTATCTCAAGTACTCCGCGCCCCTGTACCTCTCCCTCTTCGGGAGGGAAGGGGTCAAGGTCACGATAAAGACCTATGGTGCTAGCATGGCGGCCAAGGTCATCACGATTGTGCTCATACTTCTTATCTTCTAAATGGGGCCAAAGTGGCACAAGAATTATTTTTGGTAACTTTAGTTCATACTGATGGTAAGTTATTTAATATTTGTAGACAATGATCCTGTATGCATCACCGGAAAGCAGGGCCGGTGGTGCGCGGGGGAGAATCGTATGACTGGAGCAACGATGGAGCACTTCATTCCGGGGAAGGTGACCGGGACGCGGACGGTCAGGGTGCGCGACAGGGAGTACGAGCGGTTGCGTGCCCTGGGCACCGTGCGCGAGTCGTTCAGTGACGTCATCGAGCGTCTGCTCGATTTCTATGAAGCCTACAATGGCGGCGTCCACTCGAATGATCCCGGGGGGTTTGAGGGAGCAGACCTTCCCGAGAACCCGGTCTATCGCCGGGTCACCCTTGAACATTTTACCGGGACTCTGGCCCTGGGTGAGGATGTCTCCTTCACCATCGGCTTTGACCCACTCGCAAATCCGCTTGGGCGGCGCGGGAAGGGTCTGGTTGCCTTTTACAAGGACGGCAGGAGATTTTGTCTGTTTCGAGTTGGAAAGGAACACCTCTGGCTCTACTTCCCGACCGATCGGAGGGA contains:
- a CDS encoding nucleoside recognition domain-containing protein is translated as MVEVALSLGMVVSYLLRATVLITIGILIASIITETGIFSRLGFLSRPISRLSALSEPCSFVLLTMVANATAGKSMLAQFFREGKVRKEEVVPTLLMGTFPTVLGESLFRVQLPTAVVLLGPVVGVTYTLLNLLSTLIQVAGAMIYMRLFVGRGDGDTQVQSPEPTPLRLDRATFKEGVAKALPSLRRIVPVAVVATLVFFALYAVGAVTAVAAIFGPVLGLVGVPGESIAAIVAHAAHFSAGYAVVGSLLAEGTLDIEEALVTLVIGSMAVITLIYLKYSAPLYLSLFGREGVKVTIKTYGASMAAKVITIVLILLIF
- a CDS encoding cobyrinate a,c-diamide synthase — its product is MIPAIVIAGTHSGCGKTTLASGIMAALQARGLEVQPFKVGPDFIDPSHHTAICGRPSRNLDPFMMGEDGVVRTFRAASAGADIAVIEGVMGMYDGLEGGDLGSTAHVARILGAPVVLVVDVGGMSRSVHALVRGYTAYDPSVRFAGVIFNRVGSPRHRQMIEEELSVPALGWVPTEKEKAVSSRHLGLAMAGEASMAAFGEVCEAYCDLDALLVAAASGPAAVPIPGPAGAGAPSRVRLGVARDAAFCFYYQDNLDLLRRAGAELVYFSPLTDPFPEVDGLYLGGGYPELHAAALSAAPCTDQVRAAAEDGMPVYAECGGLIYLCEGLEADGQAYRMAGALPARAQMHGRFQALGYVEADATGASPLLPAGAGFRGHEFHYSSVDPAADARFGLSLRRGKGIADGRDGLCEYAVMAGYSHAYLNETFASAFVEAMERRQRSG
- a CDS encoding antitoxin VapB family protein codes for the protein MTGATMEHFIPGKVTGTRTVRVRDREYERLRALGTVRESFSDVIERLLDFYEAYNGGVHSNDPGGFEGADLPENPVYRRVTLEHFTGTLALGEDVSFTIGFDPLANPLGRRGKGLVAFYKDGRRFCLFRVGKEHLWLYFPTDRRDTELEGWELVQNVFLDNYLEDGGMHLIRRQYQTM